The Numenius arquata chromosome 6, bNumArq3.hap1.1, whole genome shotgun sequence sequence CCCGCTTCCCCTCATGGAAGGCGGCGAGGCCGCGACGACGCGAAGGCGGAGTACGGCGGCACTGGGCGCggaggtgtgtgtgtgagagctTTTATTGAGACGTAAGGGAGCAAAAGGGGGGCCCGGCCGGCTTGGGTGGGGTATCTCGAGGGGTGGTGGGGGTCCGTGGGCTtacctggggggggtgtgggccTGGCCTGAGAGGATGTGAGCCTACCTGGGGACTGCAGGCCTGTCCTGAGGGGCTGTGGGTCTGTCTGGGGCTGCAGGCCTGCTATGGGGGGAGGTTGTGGCCTGCAGGCCTGTCCTGAGGGGCTGTGAGTCTGCCCTGAGGGGCTGTGGGACTGTTTGGGGCTGCAGGCCTGCCTCGGGGGGTTCTGTGGCCTCTAGGCCTGTCCTGGGGGGCTGTGAGTCTGCCTTGGGGGGTCTGCAGGCCTGTCCTGAGGGGCTGTGGGTCTGTCTGGGGCTGCGGGCCTGCCTCGGGGGGTTCTGTGCTCTCTAGGCCTGTTCTGAGGGGCTGTGGGTCTGCCTTGGGGGGTTCTGTGCATCTGTCCTGGGGAGCTGTGGTTCTGCAGACCTGTTCTGAGGGGCTGGGGGTCTGTGGGCttacctggggggggggttgcagacCTGCCTGGGGGGGCTGTGGACCTGCCTGGGGGTCTGCAGGCCtggcctggggggggctgtggacCTGCCTGGGGGTCTGCAGGCCTGCTTGGGATCCCTGGAATTTTGGGcctgttttgggggtttgggcagCTCCAGGGAGGGCTTTGGACACCCCCTCAGGTTCAGAGAGCCCCGGGTGGTGGAGGGGGGGCACCATGGCAGTGGGGACAAGCTGTCTCTAACCCAGCTGGTCCCCATCATCTCTTGGCAGGTCATCATCCCTGCTGGCGGAGTCCACCGGATGCTCAtccttgttgttgttgctgctgccgcCATCACCCTCCGAGCCGGTCTCATCCGAGTCGTCCTCCTCCAAGTAGCGGTAGCCCCGCATCCTGTGGCGCGGGCGGGGGATGCGGGGCAGGCGGTACGCCACGTGCTGCGCCAGCTTGCGCTCCATCCAGAGGTAggcccccatcgccaccaccagCGTCAGGAGCATGATGGAGAGTTTGGCCTGCAGGAGGGCAAAGCAGGGGATTGGTGTGGGGCTGCCaccccctccctcagccccacaggccccccctgcccccactgcAAGGTGATGGAGCCAGCTGGGGGACGCTGCGGGGACGGCCCCAGCCCCTCTTACCTTCATGGGCAGCCCCGACCACAGGTAGACGGTGAAGATCGCCAGGGCCTGCCACCAGTGGTAGATGGTGAAGACGAAGTCTTGGCGCTCCTTGTCCTCGTACAACATGCCCAGGAGGACTGTGCCGGAGGAGACCGGCTGTCAGCATCCCCTTCCCGTGCCGCTGTCCCCTCTTGGGCCACCGTTAGCAGGACCCAGCCGCGGTGGGTCTGTCCTGCCCCTTGTCAGCGCCTCCAAGGAGCTGGGGACCACCAGGTTGAGGCGCCAGGGGACACGAGGAGAGGATGCGTCGAGGTGGTGGGGACAACCTGGCTGTGCCAAGGGACAAGAGAGGCTGTCGCGGGGACCTTCCCGGTACTCACTGCTAATGCTGGTTTTGTTGAGGGCGCTCCCCATGCCCCAGAGCACGGCTATGGCGTAGAGCAGAGGTGCCTGCAGCAGGTACCGGGGCTCGGGTGCCCAGCAGAAGAGAGTCACCAGGAGAGCGGCGTGGACGATGGCTCCGGCCAGCAGCGGGACCTGCCGCCGCAGGCGCAGCATGCAGAGAGCCAGGCTGGAACAGGCCGAGGCGGACAAGCCGTAGGCCATGAGGAGGTacgccagcttctccagccccagggcACACACGCCGTAGTTCTGCAGCGAGGACGGGCTCAGGATCACctggctggggctgtccctgctctgtCACCCCCCGCCCTGTCCCCAGGCCCTACCAGGGAGAAGCCGGTGCAGACGAAGAGCACCTCGAAGCCGCTGTAGATGAACAAGGGGAAAAGATGGCGCAGGCGGTAATCCCGCATGTGCTTGAAGGGCAGCTGGAAGATGTTCCCCCAGCCGATGCTGCGCAGGTCGATCTCCTCCGTGGGCCGATACGCTGAGCCGCAGAGCACCAGGACCTGCCACACAGCCGTGGGTGAGCCACCAGCAGGTGTCCCAGCCTGTCCCCTGCCCGCCCTGGCGCTCACCATCAGCATGGCAAGGAAGGCGGCCGCCATCAGGGCGCTCTCCACGATGATGAGGTTGACGCTGCGGGGCAGGCTCTGCAGCACCGTGGTGTTGAAGCCAGGCAACGTGCCGTGACTCAGGGTCCCTGCCGGGTGGGGGGACACACGCTGTGGCTCAGCCCCAGCCGGGGAGGTCCCCGTGCCACCGCCCCGCGGTGCCGTCCCGCCGCCGCGCGCTCACCGCAGTGCTTCACCCCGGCGAGCGTGTGGTTGAGCTGGTAGAGGTAGTTGTTGAGGAAGAAGAGCATGGGCATCTGGGCGCAGACGAAGCTCAGCTGCAAGAGGTAGAACAGGGGGACACTCAGGGCTGTCCAGTGCGTCCCCCTGCCCCTGCCACGCGTCCCACCGGCGCTCACGTGGAAGCAGGTGTAGAAGATGGTCTGGAAGATGACGATGTAGGCGTTGCAGGCCCCCCGCGGCGCCCGCTTCTGCTCCTGCACGTGCTCCTCCGTGAAGTTGACGTACTCGTAGTACTTCTGGGCCATCCTGCGTGGCACCACGCGTCAGCTGGCACCCCCCCTGACCCGGaaccaccccccccgccaccacccgctccccgccgctgccTACCGTGTGATGTAGTTGCCCATGGAAGCCCAGAGGGGCACGATGGCCACCCCGATGGCCACAGCAGAGGGCACCAGCGTGTAGTAGCGCTCCCAGTAGTTGCTGGAGACGAAGAGGGCGTAGATCCCCACCGCCAGGAACATGGCCCACTTGGTGCCGAAAAACCTGCCGgtagggaggaagaggagggggaagcgTGGGGCAGCCCGGCATGGCCGGGGAGCTCGGGCAGGCGCCCTACCTGATGAGGACGGGGGTGTAGAGCAGCGCCGCCACGGGGGTGACGTTGATGCCCATCAACACCTTGCGGTCGATGTCCTCCAGCTGGATGTTGCTGTATTTCACCTCCCGGTAGGTCTCGTCGTAGTGGAGGATCAGCTGCATCTGCAGCAGGCctggggcgggccggggcggggggtggtccAGGGTGGGTCACCCCCCATCCTGAGCTCCCCCCAGACcccgatggggggggggggtctccagggaggggagggggccgtACCCAGGTAGACGCCGTAGGTGAGCATGCCGGCCAGGCTGGCGGCCACCACGTTCTTGACCACTCCGAGGCGCTTGCGGCGGAAAtacttcttctcctcctcttcctcgttgTAGTCAGGGTGAGCACCCACAAAGTCGTCCAGCTGCGGGTGACACCGGCTGTCAGAGCCCTGGGGATGGCCACCGCGAGCCTGGCCCCCCGCCATGGGTGCCCCCCTGGCCTCACCTGTGTCTCTGTCCCCTCGGTGGCACCGTCACACGCCACCGTCTTGGCCACATCCTGGTGGCAGCTGGGGTCTTTCTCCATTGCTGCctctgcagggaggggggagctggatggtgttgggggggggacaccctgtTGGGACCCCCAAGCCTTGCACCTGTGTGTCGTGGACCCCCAGAGCTGCACCCCTGTGTcctgcacccccagaccctgCACCCgtgtcctgcacccccagcccgtgcatccctgcacccagcacccccaaccCTTGCACCCACGTGCTCTgcagccagcacccccagaccctgtACCCCCAGCCCTTGAACACCtacacccagcacccccaaaacctTGCACCAATGTGCTCTGCACCTCTGCGCCCAGCACCCCCACTCCAGCCCCCCCAAACTGTGCACTCCTGCATCCAGCACCCCCCAAATCCTTCAgtcatgtcctgccccccccagcccttgaacccttgcacccagcacccccagatcctgcACCCCTGTGTCCTGCACCCCGAGACCCTCACCCATGTGTTCTGCACCCAGGACCCCCAGCCCGGTGCCCCCCGGTACCGGAGCCGCGCTGGccggcccggggcggggcggACGCCGCTTCCTCTTTCGGAATGGGGCGGGCGGGACGGGGGCGGTTAAAGGGGCCGCTCCcgcacccccccccgggaccccgcaCCCCCAATGCCCCCTATCCGCACCCGTCCTCAGCACCCTGACCCCTTCCTCCCGCGAACAGCACCCATCcactctgaccccccccccccccagcacccattgCAACTGCCCAGCACCATGACCCCCCCAGCAccatgacccccccccccgcgtaaCACCCATTGcatctcccccacagccccctgacccccccagcacccattgCACACATTCCCCCCCAGCAccgtgacacacaccccccccagcacccattgCAACTGCCCAGCACCATGGCCCCCCCACAGCacgctgacccccccccccggcataaCACCCATTGTATCTCCCCCACAGCAGTCTGACCCCTTCCCCCAGCACCCATTGCAACTGCCCAGCACCATGACCCCCCCAGCATCTTGACCCCCCTGCACAGCACCCATTGCatctcccccccagcaccctgacccccccagcacccattgCACGcattccccccccttctccagtACTCTAAGCCCCCCCCCGCAGAGCACCCATTGCATCTCCCCTACAGCACCCTGACCCCTCCCCAGCATCCTGACCCCCCTGCACAGCACCCATTGCatctcccccccagcaccctgacccccccagcacccgttGCACATATCCCCCCCTCCtagcaccctgacccccccgcACAGCCCCTATTGCACCCCGTCCTTGCACAACACCCCCCAACCTGCACAGCCCCCACTCCACTCCCGagcccccctgtgtcccccccccagcccacccaccaGGCCCTGCCGTGGGTGCTCAGGGTGGCCGGTGGCGCTGGGTGCTCGCCCTCCCCAGGGCCCTGCCACTCTCGCTTCCCCTTCCCAGGCCCaggcggggggggacaccctggtttggggggtggtggggctggtttggggcgggggggtggggtggtgacaGGGCATACGCATCTCCCTGTGTCACCGAAAATCCGGGGCCAGGCACGTGGTGATGCTGGGGTGCCCGTGGCCGTAGGGTGCCGGTGCCCcggggcagggtggggtgggggggggggaagtggggcaggatctggcccagcCGGTAGCGGGGGATTCTTGAGATGCGGTGGAGGAACACCACGTGGGGAGGGTGCCGAGGCCATGGGATAGGGGGTGACATGGCAGAGGACACCCCCAGGAAGGGCCATGGGCAGTGGTGCAGCATGTCAGGGAGCAACACccaccccaaaagccccccctcaccccggggTGCCGGGGGCAAAGGGTCCTTCCTGGGGGTGCGGGTCCGTAGCCCTCAACTTGAGCAACGGTGGGCAGTGAGGTGGGGTgggtgtgaccccccccccccggggtgtgtCCCCTTCCTGGGTACGATTTTGGCCCCCCCAGGTCTGCAGTCACCTCCGGGGATGCTGATGGAGAGCTGCTCCCCTGGTTTTCTCCATCCCCAGGGGCTGTGTGGAGCATCTCCCCCCTCGGGCACGTCCCAAATTGGGGTGGGGGACCCCAGTACACCCCCACGAGCCCGCTCTGGGTACTGGTGTCCCTTGAAAGGGTACCTGAGACCCCTTGTGGGTCTCTCCGGGGGACGTGTGACATCCTCCATGGAGGCAGGGGCTGCTTGGGGACAGCTGTGTCCCCCCTCGAAGCCGGGGATGGCTCCTGGGGCTGCCCCGGGCATCATGGCCAAGGTCACGGTGCCAATTTGGGGTGCTCCCGGGGGGGATGAAACCATTCCCTCTTCCCTGGGGGGCTGCTGTGGGTCCCCAGGGAGCGTGGCcgtggggtgtgtggggcagggctgctgccCTTCCTGTTTACGAAGTGGGGTAATTAGGAGCAGGGGTGCGGGGAGCTGGCGTCGGGCTGCGGTGCCGGGCGGGAGGAACCGGTGCTGGCGGGGAGGGCTAGGCACGGGCTGAACTGGGAGGCTCAGTCGGCCggtactgggatgggactgggcaGCCTTATGGACAGGCAGGTCCAttgggggtgtctgtggggtcCCCATGGGTCAGGGTGGCACAAGAGAGCAGGGTGAGGGGTGTCTGTGGGGTCCCCATAGGTCAGGGTGGCACAAGAGAGCAGAGTGAGGGGTGTCTGTGGGGTCTCCATAGGTCAGGGTGGCCCAAGGGAGCAGAGTGAGGGGTGTCTATGGGGTCTCCATGGGTCAGGGTGGCCCAAGGGAGCAGGGTGAGGGGTGTCTATGGGGTCTCCATGGGTCAGGGTGGCCCAAGGGAGCAGGGTGAGGGGTGTCTATGGTGTCCCTGTGGGTCAAGGTTCATGGTGGTGGTTTGGTGGCCACGGGAGTTCCCATAGAGGAGGTCcggtcccatcccatcccatcccaggtcttgtccccactgccagccccacGGAGGCGGGGTGCTATctccccactgccagccccatggAGGCGGGGCACAATCCTGCCCGCCCCTGGCCATGGGGCCCGGCCACCGGCCCCACAGCATTTAGGAGGGGCACCCTGGACCTCGGCAGTGCCAGCCCGGCCTCGTGCTCCTGTGGCCACCGCTCAGCCCCCCAGGTAGGCACCTTGGGGCCCCAGGGACTGGACCCCCCAtgcacagccccacagctggcCTTCTGTGGCCCCATGCaggtggaggctgtggggcacTGGACACCCCACTGGGTGGGTTCTCTCCAAGAAGGGTGGGTGCATTGGGcatggagaggggcagggggggcagatGTGGGGATGCTGATGTGGGAATGCTGCCCCACACCAGGATCTTTGG is a genomic window containing:
- the UNC93B1 gene encoding protein unc-93 homolog B1 — translated: MEKDPSCHQDVAKTVACDGATEGTETQLDDFVGAHPDYNEEEEEKKYFRRKRLGVVKNVVAASLAGMLTYGVYLGLLQMQLILHYDETYREVKYSNIQLEDIDRKVLMGINVTPVAALLYTPVLIRFFGTKWAMFLAVGIYALFVSSNYWERYYTLVPSAVAIGVAIVPLWASMGNYITRMAQKYYEYVNFTEEHVQEQKRAPRGACNAYIVIFQTIFYTCFHLSFVCAQMPMLFFLNNYLYQLNHTLAGVKHCGTLSHGTLPGFNTTVLQSLPRSVNLIIVESALMAAAFLAMLMVLVLCGSAYRPTEEIDLRSIGWGNIFQLPFKHMRDYRLRHLFPLFIYSGFEVLFVCTGFSLNYGVCALGLEKLAYLLMAYGLSASACSSLALCMLRLRRQVPLLAGAIVHAALLVTLFCWAPEPRYLLQAPLLYAIAVLWGMGSALNKTSISILLGMLYEDKERQDFVFTIYHWWQALAIFTVYLWSGLPMKAKLSIMLLTLVVAMGAYLWMERKLAQHVAYRLPRIPRPRHRMRGYRYLEEDDSDETGSEGDGGSSNNNKDEHPVDSASRDDDLPRDDGDQLG